A genome region from Triticum aestivum cultivar Chinese Spring chromosome 2B, IWGSC CS RefSeq v2.1, whole genome shotgun sequence includes the following:
- the LOC123041079 gene encoding BTB/POZ domain-containing protein At5g48130: MIGREMEMATEVEMSPAAKEAAAAAMFSPYSSPSTAFLLQRRVLSWAKETGSPATVRVRVADRSFILHRDPLSSRSRYFSQAMEEVSGDVELPDSFPGGSDAFEVIGLFCYGDAVALDPFNVAAVRCAAEFLDVGGLGARCDLYINQVVLQSWDDALIVLQRCQPLLPVAEELLIVSRCVESLAFMACMEILDPEQRRDQPGVDDAGARGLVGRRWDAEVVKELAARDLWIKDLIALPFEFFKRIVQALRRQGMKEKYVSPVVLFYANKWVLSKKTHKFWASTDEAGDGEIDANRRATEILQGVVELLPVEASGAVPVAFYFALLSRSLALELKEESRTRLRDQVASQLQFASADDLPLPEQDADRSVADSPEVVTMESIVSNHVAMQRQGAEAVAGLWDRYLVHIVADPKLRPERLAELIGVVPAGNRKTHDHLYEAINTYLVEHPSLSGEEKAALCGHLECRKLSHEACIQAVQNERMPLRFIVQALFVQQMHTHRAFAERSDSFRYMLSGELIPGVAGAYTPSPGCPVPTSQPLSTTSPYTDAHTSAALDGKLRARGEDDATSDYETASFRIQALEQEIISLKKTLQRHNTLKGGSVRKDSKEPSFRADAAAPVAIRRRAPVSGSCIGSMRWGSQRRCASRILRVFTRLAVFGRSRSRGKQSKCRAAPEQLSCL; this comes from the exons ATGATTGGGAGGGAGATGGAGATGGCGACAGAGGTGGAGATGTCGCCGGCTGCCAAggaagccgccgccgctgccatgttTAGCCCTTACTCGAGCCCTAGCACGGCCTTCCTGCTGCAGAGGAGAGTTCTTTCCTG GGCGAAAGAGACCGGGTCGCCGGCGACGGTGCGCGTTCGCGTCGCCGACAGGAGCTTCATTCTGCACAGG GATCCTCTGTCGTCAAGAAGCAGGTATTTCAGCCAGGCGATGGAGGAGGTGTCCGGAGACGTCGAGCTGCCGGACAGCTTCCCCGGAGGCTCCGACGCCTTCGAGGTGATCGGGCTCTTCTGCTACGGCGACGCCGTGGCGCTGGACCCGTTCAACGTGGCGGCGGTGCGCTGCGCGGCGGAGTTCCTGGACGTGGGTGGCCTAGGCGCGCGCTGCGACCTCTACATCAACCAGGTGGTGCTGCAGAGCTGGGACGACGCGCTCATCGTCCTGCAGCGCTGCCAGCCCCTCCTCCCCGTCGCCGAGGAGCTCCTCATCGTCAGCCGCTGCGTCGAGTCGCTGGCCTTCATGGCGTGCATGGAGATCCTCGACCCGGAGCAGCGGCGGGACCAGCCCGGCGTCGACGACGCCGGCGCGCGCGGCCTGGTCGGCCGCCGCTGGGACGCCGAGGTCGTCAAGGAGCTCGCCGCGCGCGACCTCTGGATCAAGGACCTCATCGCCCTTCCCTTCGAGTTCTTCAAGCGGATCGTGCAGGCGCTGCGGCGGCAAGGGATGAAGGAGAAGTACGTGAGCCCCGTGGTGCTCTTCTACGCCAACAAGTGGGTGCTCTCCAAGAAGACCCACAAGTTCTGGGCGAGCACCGACGAGGCCGGCGACGGCGAGATCGACGCCAACAGGAGGGCCACGGAGATACTGCAGGGCGTGGTCGAGCTGCTCCCGGTGGAGGCGAGCGGCGCCGTCCCGGTGGCCTTCTACTTCGCGCTGCTGTCGCGGTCGCTCGCCCTCGAGCTGAAGGAGGAGAGCCGGACGAGGCTGCGGGACCAGGTAGCGTCCCAACTGCAGTTCGCCAGCGCGGATGACCTGCCGCTGCCGGAGCAAGACGCCGACCGGTCCGTCGCCGATAGCCCGGAGGTGGTGACAATGGAGAGCATCGTCTCAAACCACGTCGCCATGCAAAGACAAGGGGCCGAGGCCGTGGCGGGGTTGTGGGATCGGTACCTCGTGCATATCGTCGCTGATCCGAAGCTCCGGCCGGAGAGACTGGCAGAACTGATCGGCGTCGTTCCGGCCGGCAACCGGAAGACCCACGATCATCTATACGAGGCAATCAACACTTACTTAGTG GAGCATCCCAGCCTGTCCGGCGAGGAGAAGGCGGCGCTTTGCGGGCACCTCGAGTGCCGGAAGCTGTCGCACGAGGCGTGCATCCAGGCGGTGCAGAACGAGCGGATGCCGCTCCGGTTCATCGTGCAGGCGCTGTTCGTGCAGCAGATGCACACGCACCGCGCCTTCGCCGAGCGCTCCGACTCGTTCCGGTACATGCTCTCCGGCGAGCTGATCCCAGGCGTCGCCGGCGCGTACACGCCGAGCCCGGGGTGCCCCGTCCCCACGAGCCAGCCGCTGAGCACCACCAGCCCGTACACGGACGCCCACACCAGCGCCGCGCTCGACGGGAAGCTCCGTGCCCGCGGCGAGGACGACGCGACGTCGGACTACGAGACGGCGAGCTTCAGGATCCAGGCGCTGGAGCAGGAGATCATCTCGCTGAAGAAGACCCTGCAGCGGCACAACACCCTGAAAGGAGGCTCGGTTCGCAAGGACAGCAAGGAACCGAGCTTCAGGGCGGACGCGGCGGCGCCGGTGGCGATCAGGCGGCGAGCGCCCGTGTCCGGCAGCTGCATCGGGTCCATGCGCTGGGGCTCGCAGCGGCGGTGCGCCAGCAGGATCCTGCGCGTCTTTACGAGACTGGCCGTGTTCGGGCGGAGCAGGTCCCGAGGGAAGCAGAGCAAGTGCAGGGCAGCACCAGAGCAGCTCAGTTGCTTGTAG